The following coding sequences are from one Syntrophus gentianae window:
- a CDS encoding MerR family transcriptional regulator — protein sequence MYRIRELGGLFGLSRSTLLYYDRIGLLSPSARSARGYRLYSDADRERLASICAFREAGLSIDDIRKIFASRRDDTTEVLLRRLHALGEEIRTLQAKRRILAGMLKFRASGKDPASVDKDLFVEMLRAAGMDDTAMHRFHAAFEKRGPEAHHAFLLSLGIPEKEALLIRKWSADPYADSDHSMRRRKSGADRNNQ from the coding sequence ATGTACCGGATTCGTGAATTGGGAGGACTCTTCGGTCTTTCCCGCAGTACACTGCTCTACTATGACCGGATCGGACTGCTGTCCCCGTCGGCACGGTCTGCAAGGGGGTACCGTCTTTACTCCGATGCCGACCGGGAGCGTCTGGCATCGATCTGTGCCTTCCGGGAAGCCGGACTGAGCATCGATGATATTCGAAAGATCTTTGCCTCCCGAAGGGATGACACGACCGAGGTTCTGCTTCGGCGCCTTCATGCTCTGGGGGAAGAGATCCGCACCCTCCAGGCCAAACGTCGCATTCTCGCTGGAATGCTGAAATTCCGCGCATCCGGGAAAGACCCGGCCTCTGTCGACAAGGATCTGTTTGTCGAAATGCTGAGGGCGGCAGGGATGGATGATACGGCGATGCATCGTTTTCACGCCGCTTTCGAAAAGCGCGGGCCGGAGGCCCATCACGCTTTTCTCCTCTCCCTGGGCATTCCGGAAAAAGAGGCTCTGTTGATCCGCAAATGGTCGGCCGACCCCTATGCCGATTCTGATCATTCAATGAGGAGAAGAAAGAGTGGTGCGGACAGAAATAATCAGTGA
- a CDS encoding PAS domain S-box protein: protein MKFREITLVKYWKYLFFIIIFMSIASVLLYLSYADIRHKMIDQLNVRQRIHARQAAFSIETFFQERIASLKQLAENEHIVTLDEQGMKMMRDFHVSRGEQGIISRIDKEGRIIYAVPHDPKVIQQSVTRMDDFLFVRKTRQVFTSDVFTGRRGFKTVLVHVPVIRNGSFHGALTVLFPIESIFSQYVKDIRVGQDGYAWVISRNGIEISCPVPGHVGNSVFSNCKDFPEILAMAKRMVRGEQGVATYHFNKVRGKEITSIKKQAVFLPIHLGNTHWSIVVATPEKEVTGTLDDFRNKLILIALLLIMGMAGFFYVLFRNSLLVEEMARRKKAEERNRLQGLVLDQIEDQVTITDLSGNISYVNEAQTSSSGYARDELLGRNIELYGDLSEKGAMQKRILRETMKYGSWRGEVVQYKKDGQEIILDCRTVLVRDGSGNPVAMASIKTDVTQRIRTEAALRQSEAALRSIFKATPVGLAIVEDRVIQSINQAWCNISGYSESDIIGLHPRILHIDEEDYARVDRELSSNLQERGIVSIQAKHRRKDGVLRDVILTATALSPEEPSQKATVVVVVEDITDRLQTEEALKDNRRRLADIIDFLPDATLVIDRDGRVITWNRAIEALTGIRKEEIIGKGNYEYAIPFYGDRKPTLIDYALHPDQEIATDYTAIQRRGDVLFGEAFAPNLPPGDIHISGTASVLRDDKGKTIGAIECIRDNTERKRLEERLKRAEKMEALGTLAGGVAHDLNNVLGIMVGYSELLLEMLPAEGSPKKYADRILQSSVKGAAIIQDLLALARRGVAVAEVVNLNKVIRDYVKSPEFEKLRSYHPQVKISTDLAENLLNLKGSPIHLGKMVMNLVSNAAEAISGPGEISIRTENRCLDKPIRGYDEMREGDYLVLTVSDTGSGISAADLEKIFEPFYTKKVMGRSGTGLGLAVVWGTVKDHRGYIDVQSEEGKGSCFILYFPVTREEPPTVGKTASPLSYLGKGESILVVDDLADQRELATMMLRKLGYRVDSAAGGEEAIEYLKDRKVDLVVLDMIMEPGIDGMETYRRILELHPGQRAVIVSGFSETDRVHEAQKMGAGPFVRKPYILEKIGLAVRNELDRK from the coding sequence ATGAAGTTCAGAGAAATCACCCTTGTTAAGTACTGGAAATATCTATTTTTTATCATTATTTTCATGAGCATTGCCTCGGTCCTCCTGTATCTGTCCTATGCAGACATCCGGCACAAGATGATCGATCAGCTCAATGTCAGGCAGAGAATTCACGCCAGGCAGGCAGCCTTCAGCATTGAGACTTTTTTCCAGGAACGGATTGCATCGCTCAAGCAGCTTGCAGAAAACGAGCATATTGTGACCCTCGATGAGCAGGGGATGAAAATGATGCGGGATTTCCATGTTTCCCGTGGAGAGCAGGGCATCATCAGCCGAATCGATAAAGAGGGCCGGATCATTTACGCCGTTCCCCATGATCCGAAGGTCATCCAGCAAAGCGTGACACGGATGGACGATTTCCTCTTCGTCCGTAAAACCCGTCAGGTATTCACCAGCGATGTTTTCACCGGGCGGCGCGGATTCAAAACCGTCCTTGTTCATGTTCCCGTCATCAGGAATGGTTCTTTCCATGGCGCCTTGACCGTGCTTTTCCCGATTGAGTCTATTTTTAGTCAATACGTCAAGGATATCCGGGTTGGCCAGGATGGTTATGCCTGGGTCATCAGCAGAAACGGCATTGAGATCTCCTGTCCCGTCCCGGGGCATGTCGGCAACTCGGTATTCTCCAACTGCAAGGATTTTCCAGAAATCCTTGCAATGGCGAAAAGAATGGTCCGTGGTGAACAGGGCGTTGCGACCTACCATTTCAATAAGGTCCGCGGCAAGGAAATCACTTCCATCAAAAAACAGGCCGTTTTTCTTCCGATCCATCTGGGTAACACGCACTGGTCGATTGTCGTCGCCACCCCTGAAAAGGAAGTGACCGGAACCCTCGACGATTTCCGGAACAAGCTGATTCTGATCGCCTTGCTCCTGATCATGGGAATGGCCGGCTTCTTCTATGTCTTGTTTCGGAACAGCCTCCTGGTTGAGGAAATGGCGAGGCGGAAAAAGGCGGAAGAGCGGAATCGCCTGCAGGGTCTTGTTCTGGACCAGATTGAAGACCAGGTCACCATTACGGACCTTTCCGGAAATATTTCCTACGTGAACGAAGCACAGACTTCCTCGTCAGGGTATGCCCGGGACGAACTCCTTGGCCGGAACATAGAACTCTATGGTGACCTTTCAGAGAAAGGCGCCATGCAGAAGAGAATCCTCAGGGAGACGATGAAATACGGCTCCTGGCGGGGTGAAGTGGTGCAATACAAGAAAGACGGGCAGGAGATCATCCTGGATTGCCGGACCGTCCTGGTGCGCGATGGTTCCGGGAATCCGGTTGCCATGGCCAGCATCAAAACCGATGTGACCCAGCGCATCCGCACGGAGGCGGCGCTGCGCCAGAGCGAGGCGGCACTCCGCAGTATATTCAAGGCAACGCCTGTGGGGCTTGCGATCGTGGAAGACCGCGTTATTCAAAGCATCAATCAGGCCTGGTGCAACATTAGCGGTTATTCCGAGTCCGACATTATCGGACTGCACCCCCGGATATTGCACATCGATGAAGAGGATTATGCAAGGGTGGATCGCGAGCTTTCTTCAAATCTTCAGGAACGCGGCATCGTCTCGATCCAGGCAAAACACCGCCGGAAAGACGGCGTTCTCCGGGATGTGATCCTGACCGCCACGGCCCTTTCGCCGGAAGAGCCTTCCCAGAAAGCTACGGTTGTGGTCGTTGTTGAGGATATTACCGACCGATTGCAGACGGAGGAGGCGTTGAAAGACAACCGCCGACGGTTGGCCGATATCATTGATTTCCTTCCCGACGCCACCCTTGTCATTGACAGGGATGGGCGGGTGATCACCTGGAACCGGGCGATTGAAGCATTGACGGGCATCAGGAAGGAGGAGATCATCGGCAAGGGGAACTATGAATATGCGATTCCTTTCTATGGGGATCGAAAACCCACCCTGATTGATTATGCCCTGCATCCCGATCAGGAAATAGCGACAGACTACACGGCGATCCAAAGGAGGGGGGATGTCCTGTTCGGGGAGGCCTTTGCTCCCAATCTGCCGCCCGGAGATATCCATATTTCAGGGACGGCGTCCGTGCTCCGTGATGACAAGGGGAAAACCATCGGCGCCATAGAATGCATCCGGGACAATACGGAACGAAAGAGGTTGGAGGAGCGTCTGAAGCGCGCTGAGAAGATGGAGGCCCTGGGAACCCTGGCCGGCGGCGTCGCTCATGATCTGAACAACGTCCTGGGGATCATGGTGGGCTATTCCGAGCTTCTTCTGGAAATGCTGCCGGCAGAGGGTTCACCGAAGAAGTATGCCGATCGTATTCTACAGTCCAGCGTGAAAGGGGCTGCGATTATCCAGGATCTGCTGGCGTTGGCCCGAAGGGGGGTCGCCGTGGCGGAGGTCGTCAATTTGAACAAAGTGATTCGCGATTATGTGAAGAGCCCGGAGTTTGAGAAGCTGCGGTCTTACCACCCCCAGGTGAAGATTTCGACGGATCTTGCGGAGAACCTTTTGAACCTGAAAGGGTCGCCCATCCATCTAGGCAAGATGGTCATGAACCTGGTCTCCAATGCCGCCGAAGCCATCTCCGGTCCGGGGGAGATTTCTATCCGGACGGAAAACCGTTGCCTGGACAAACCGATACGAGGCTATGACGAGATGCGGGAAGGGGATTATCTGGTCCTGACGGTTTCCGATACGGGGAGCGGCATCTCCGCAGCGGATCTGGAAAAGATCTTCGAACCCTTCTATACCAAGAAAGTGATGGGCAGAAGCGGGACCGGCCTTGGGCTGGCCGTGGTCTGGGGAACTGTGAAAGATCACCGGGGATACATCGATGTGCAAAGCGAGGAAGGAAAAGGGAGCTGCTTTATCCTCTATTTTCCCGTGACCCGGGAAGAGCCGCCAACCGTTGGAAAGACGGCTTCTCCCCTTTCTTACCTGGGTAAGGGGGAATCCATCCTCGTGGTGGACGATCTCGCAGATCAACGGGAACTGGCAACGATGATGCTGAGGAAACTCGGATACCGGGTCGATTCTGCCGCCGGTGGAGAAGAGGCCATTGAATACCTCAAGGACAGAAAAGTCGACCTGGTGGTCCTGGACATGATCATGGAGCCCGGAATTGACGGGATGGAGACCTACCGGAGAATCCTGGAACTTCATCCCGGACAGAGAGCCGTGATCGTCAGCGGTTTTTCGGAGACGGATCGCGTCCACGAAGCCCAGAAGATGGGGGCTGGTCCCTTTGTCCGAAAACCATACATCCTGGAAAAAATCGGTCTCGCCGTCCGGAATGAACTGGATCGGAAATAG
- a CDS encoding GNAT family N-acetyltransferase produces MKALIREGKASDIEALSQLLAGLFALETDFVPDTANQIAGLRLLLADRRRNVVFVAEDDGNLVGMVTGQLVISTAAGGYSVLIEDMVIREHYRRQGLGTALLRKVAAWGEEGGALRHQLLADRRNAPALDFYRNFGFQQSFMIGLYKMKPDEE; encoded by the coding sequence ATGAAAGCCCTGATACGGGAAGGAAAAGCCAGTGACATCGAGGCTCTGTCGCAATTGCTGGCAGGCCTCTTCGCTCTCGAAACGGACTTTGTCCCCGATACCGCAAACCAGATCGCCGGTTTGAGGCTTCTTCTGGCGGATCGACGCCGAAATGTCGTCTTTGTCGCTGAAGACGATGGGAATCTTGTGGGGATGGTGACGGGCCAGCTGGTCATCTCCACGGCGGCCGGTGGATACAGTGTTCTGATCGAGGACATGGTGATTCGAGAGCATTACCGCCGTCAAGGCCTGGGGACCGCTCTGTTGAGGAAGGTCGCTGCCTGGGGGGAAGAGGGAGGCGCATTGCGCCATCAGCTCTTGGCGGATCGGAGAAATGCTCCCGCCCTGGACTTTTACAGAAATTTCGGTTTTCAACAAAGTTTCATGATCGGCCTTTATAAAATGAAGCCGGATGAGGAATGA
- a CDS encoding (2Fe-2S) ferredoxin domain-containing protein: protein MQKPKHHIFVCGSYRTGGDSQGVCSKKDSLQLLQYLERELSDRGLADVFVSSTGCLKVCDRGPAMVIYPENWWYGRFENEEDIDNIIDALEEGRPADAYLIA, encoded by the coding sequence ATGCAAAAACCGAAACACCACATCTTTGTCTGCGGCAGTTACAGGACCGGCGGAGATTCCCAGGGGGTCTGCAGCAAGAAGGATTCCCTCCAGTTGCTCCAGTATCTGGAACGGGAGCTCTCGGATCGCGGTCTGGCCGATGTCTTTGTCTCCAGCACGGGGTGCCTCAAGGTCTGCGACCGGGGACCGGCGATGGTGATCTACCCGGAGAACTGGTGGTATGGCCGATTTGAGAACGAAGAAGACATTGACAACATTATCGATGCCCTGGAAGAAGGAAGACCGGCCGATGCGTACCTTATTGCCTAG
- the nifB gene encoding nitrogenase cofactor biosynthesis protein NifB, translated as MNYDNHPCFSEGAKHSFGRIHLPVAPNCNLQCNYCNRDFDCVNESRPGVASAILKPRQAIRYLDEVLERIPNIAVVGIAGPGDPFANPEETLETLRLVREKYPEIMLCVATNGLNLSRYADDLETLKISHVTVTVNAVEPQIGSKIYAWARFASRMYRGVEAANLLLSNQIEAIRKLKERNVLVKINSVVIPGINDSHVAAVAREMAALGADLMNCIPLYHVAGTPFADIAPLPQEAAESIRREAGGFLPQMKHCTRCRADAVGLLGRDQTDEVRSLMRKAAIGGARENEPYVAVASMEGLLVNQHLGEASQLWIFGQRDGKAELVDRRFTPSSGSGADRWQQMADLLQDCRGVLVSGIGRAPQAVLEEAGLRIVVMEGFAREGVEAILSGREIPRMLLRRAGSCGQGLTCSGTGMGCG; from the coding sequence ATGAACTACGATAACCATCCCTGCTTCAGCGAGGGGGCGAAACATTCCTTCGGTCGGATCCATTTGCCCGTGGCGCCGAACTGCAATCTGCAGTGCAACTACTGCAACCGGGATTTCGATTGCGTGAATGAGTCCCGTCCGGGTGTGGCCAGCGCCATCCTCAAACCCCGCCAGGCGATCCGTTATCTCGACGAGGTCTTGGAGAGAATTCCCAACATCGCCGTTGTCGGTATTGCAGGCCCGGGCGATCCTTTTGCCAACCCGGAGGAAACGCTGGAAACCCTGCGGCTGGTCCGGGAAAAATATCCGGAGATCATGCTCTGCGTCGCCACGAATGGGTTGAATCTTTCCCGCTATGCCGATGACCTGGAGACACTTAAAATCAGCCACGTGACGGTTACCGTCAATGCCGTCGAGCCGCAGATCGGCAGTAAAATCTATGCCTGGGCTCGATTTGCATCCCGGATGTACCGGGGCGTCGAAGCCGCCAACCTTCTACTGTCCAATCAGATCGAGGCGATCCGCAAGCTCAAGGAGCGGAATGTCCTGGTCAAAATAAATTCCGTCGTCATTCCGGGAATCAACGATTCCCATGTGGCGGCAGTGGCCCGGGAGATGGCCGCCCTCGGGGCGGATCTGATGAACTGTATCCCCCTCTATCATGTCGCGGGAACCCCCTTTGCCGACATTGCCCCCCTGCCTCAGGAGGCCGCCGAAAGCATCCGGAGGGAGGCCGGAGGCTTCCTACCCCAGATGAAGCACTGTACCCGCTGCCGGGCCGATGCCGTGGGGCTCCTCGGTCGGGATCAGACCGACGAGGTCCGCTCTCTGATGAGGAAGGCAGCAATCGGCGGGGCGCGGGAGAATGAACCCTACGTGGCCGTGGCCAGCATGGAGGGATTGCTGGTAAACCAGCATCTCGGCGAAGCGTCACAGCTCTGGATTTTCGGGCAGCGCGACGGGAAGGCGGAACTGGTCGACCGGCGCTTCACCCCCTCTTCCGGAAGCGGCGCGGACCGCTGGCAGCAGATGGCGGACCTGCTGCAGGATTGCCGGGGGGTCCTGGTCAGTGGAATCGGCCGGGCCCCGCAAGCCGTTCTGGAAGAGGCCGGTTTGCGCATCGTCGTGATGGAAGGATTTGCCCGGGAAGGGGTGGAGGCGATCCTCTCCGGCAGGGAAATTCCAAGGATGCTGCTGCGTAGGGCGGGATCGTGCGGTCAGGGTTTGACCTGCAGCGGGACCGGCATGGGCTGCGGCTGA
- a CDS encoding nitrogenase component 1, producing MKNADVLPFRGKEDPSFVSTRNACKLCAPLGAGIAFRGIEGCIPLIHGSQGCSTYIRRYVISHFREPIDIASSNFSETSAIFGGGDNLKKALDNVIRQYNPTAVGIATTCLSETIGDDIRLYLDQYRAERRDVALPALLSASTPSYRGTHMDGYSAALKATVAGLAEKGEGQDRINLLPGFLSPADLRSIKEILSDFGMAYTMLPDYSETLDGQSWSEYQKLAPGGTTIEAIQKMGSARETLQLGRSLADQDTAATFLKSEFGVPVRTLGYPVGIRETDRFFSELKALSGSDIPGKYSRERGRLVDSYIDGHKYAFGKRAVLYGEMDLVVSLASFLDEIGMDPVLCATGAASERFKELVTAVLEHPSPDLLVLEDSDFATLRERCRSLRPDVILGNSKGYPLARELGIPLVRAGFPIHDRIGAQRIRIAGYEGTQQLYDRIVNALLEHRQEESPVGYSYM from the coding sequence ATGAAAAACGCCGATGTTCTACCCTTTCGCGGAAAAGAGGATCCGTCCTTCGTTTCGACGAGGAATGCCTGCAAGCTCTGCGCTCCCCTGGGGGCCGGCATCGCCTTCCGGGGCATTGAAGGCTGCATCCCCCTTATTCACGGTTCGCAGGGATGCTCGACCTATATCCGCCGGTACGTCATCAGTCATTTCCGGGAACCGATCGACATCGCCTCTTCGAATTTCAGCGAGACGAGCGCCATCTTCGGCGGCGGCGATAACCTGAAAAAGGCCCTGGACAATGTGATCCGACAATACAACCCGACTGCCGTCGGCATCGCCACGACCTGCCTGTCCGAAACGATCGGCGACGATATCCGCCTCTATCTGGATCAGTATCGGGCTGAAAGAAGGGATGTGGCCCTTCCTGCGCTGCTCTCCGCCTCAACGCCCAGCTATCGGGGAACGCACATGGACGGCTATTCGGCCGCCCTGAAAGCCACGGTGGCGGGGCTCGCCGAGAAAGGCGAAGGGCAGGACCGGATCAATCTCCTCCCCGGATTTCTCTCTCCGGCGGACCTTCGTTCCATCAAGGAGATCCTGTCCGACTTCGGAATGGCCTATACGATGCTGCCGGACTATTCGGAAACGCTCGATGGTCAGTCCTGGTCGGAATATCAGAAACTCGCTCCCGGCGGGACGACGATCGAGGCCATTCAAAAAATGGGATCGGCGAGGGAAACCCTGCAACTGGGAAGGAGTCTGGCGGATCAGGATACGGCAGCCACCTTTCTGAAAAGCGAATTCGGGGTTCCGGTCCGGACTCTGGGATATCCTGTCGGCATTCGCGAAACGGATCGCTTCTTTTCGGAACTGAAAGCCCTCTCGGGATCGGATATCCCCGGGAAATATTCCCGAGAGCGAGGCAGGCTGGTGGATTCCTACATCGACGGGCACAAGTATGCCTTCGGCAAACGGGCCGTCCTTTACGGGGAAATGGACCTCGTTGTCTCCCTGGCTTCGTTTCTCGACGAGATCGGCATGGATCCCGTTCTCTGTGCCACCGGTGCGGCGTCGGAGCGGTTCAAGGAGCTCGTGACGGCTGTCCTGGAGCATCCCTCCCCGGATCTGCTGGTCCTGGAGGATTCTGATTTCGCCACTCTCCGGGAGCGATGCCGTTCCCTTCGCCCGGATGTGATTCTCGGCAACAGCAAGGGCTATCCTCTTGCCCGGGAACTGGGCATTCCCCTGGTCCGGGCCGGCTTTCCCATCCACGACCGGATCGGCGCCCAGCGTATCCGGATAGCCGGCTATGAAGGAACCCAGCAGCTTTACGACCGGATTGTCAACGCCCTGCTGGAACATCGGCAGGAAGAGTCGCCAGTCGGCTACAGCTACATGTAA
- the nifE gene encoding nitrogenase iron-molybdenum cofactor biosynthesis protein NifE — protein MIEILEDRKTQVYENRREDSAFAMTCDKGSLAGSVSQRACVFCGSRVVLYPVADALHLVHGPVGCAAYTWDIRGALSSGPELHRMSFSTDLREKEVIYGGEGKLYCALTELIPTYKPRAAFVYATCIVGLIGDDVAAVCRRVAAEQGIPVIPVHSEGFKGTKKDGYAAACNALSQLIGRDDAGAAPEIGINILGDFNVAGETWLIKEYYREMGVEVVSCMTGDGRVDEIRRAHRASLNVVQCSGSMTALAETMKERYGIPYKRVSYFGIEDTASALYEVARHFDDPTVLKKTEHLVRREINRILPEIQGYKAVLQGKKAAIYVGGSFKAFSLVKALRHLGIATALVGSQTGNSKDYEVLRQLCDEGTILVDDTNPLELSRFMKEKQVDLLIGGVKERPIAYKMGIAFCDHNHERKTALAGFEGMLNFSREVHASLKSPVWRFSPTRKS, from the coding sequence ATGATTGAAATCCTGGAAGACAGAAAGACCCAGGTCTACGAGAACCGCCGGGAAGATTCGGCCTTTGCCATGACCTGCGACAAGGGCAGTCTGGCCGGCTCGGTCAGCCAGCGGGCCTGCGTCTTCTGCGGTTCGCGGGTCGTCCTTTATCCCGTTGCCGACGCCCTGCACCTCGTCCACGGTCCCGTGGGGTGCGCGGCCTATACTTGGGACATCCGGGGAGCCCTCTCTTCCGGACCGGAACTGCACCGGATGAGCTTTTCCACGGACCTCCGCGAGAAAGAGGTCATTTACGGGGGTGAGGGGAAACTCTACTGCGCCCTGACGGAACTGATCCCCACCTATAAACCCCGGGCCGCTTTCGTTTATGCGACCTGTATCGTCGGGCTGATCGGCGACGACGTGGCGGCGGTCTGCCGCAGGGTGGCGGCGGAGCAGGGGATTCCCGTCATCCCCGTTCATTCCGAGGGCTTCAAGGGAACCAAGAAGGACGGTTACGCCGCCGCCTGCAACGCCCTTTCTCAACTCATCGGCCGGGACGACGCGGGCGCTGCGCCGGAAATCGGCATCAACATCCTGGGAGACTTCAATGTGGCCGGGGAAACCTGGCTGATCAAGGAGTACTATCGGGAAATGGGCGTGGAAGTGGTGTCCTGCATGACGGGCGACGGGCGGGTGGATGAGATCCGCCGGGCGCACCGGGCGTCCCTGAATGTCGTGCAGTGTTCGGGTTCGATGACGGCGCTGGCGGAGACCATGAAGGAGCGTTACGGAATCCCCTACAAACGGGTATCCTACTTCGGAATCGAAGACACGGCCTCCGCCCTCTATGAAGTCGCCCGGCATTTTGACGACCCGACCGTCCTGAAAAAAACCGAGCACCTGGTGCGCCGGGAAATCAATCGGATTCTTCCCGAGATCCAGGGATACAAGGCGGTTTTGCAGGGAAAGAAAGCGGCCATCTATGTGGGCGGTTCGTTCAAGGCCTTTTCCCTGGTGAAGGCCCTGCGCCATCTGGGCATCGCCACGGCCCTGGTGGGGTCACAGACGGGAAACAGCAAGGATTATGAAGTTCTCCGGCAGCTCTGCGACGAGGGAACGATTCTCGTTGACGACACCAATCCCCTGGAGCTGTCCCGGTTCATGAAGGAAAAGCAGGTGGATCTGCTGATCGGCGGGGTTAAGGAACGACCCATTGCCTACAAGATGGGGATCGCCTTCTGCGACCACAATCACGAACGCAAAACGGCCCTGGCCGGCTTTGAAGGCATGCTGAATTTCTCCAGGGAAGTCCATGCCTCCCTGAAAAGCCCGGTCTGGAGATTCTCACCCACCCGGAAAAGTTAA